The following DNA comes from Ornithobacterium rhinotracheale DSM 15997.
TAATTGTTATTATCAAGTAGGTCCATATTTTTATACCGCTAATGCATTTAAGCGTTATTTGATTGACAAGTCTCATTATGTTATTTATAAAAGGTTGATACCATTGGACGGAGAACCTGTGAAAGATTTACCAAATTTTATAGATGGATATGATTCAAATTCAGCGATTTTGTTAAGTTATAATGTTGGAACTTTTTATGATGGTTTTGTTGTAACGAAGAATAAAAACGGATATCACTTTAGAAATAGTACTAGTAAATTTGTTGGAGTTTATTTAGATGTACCAGATCCGTACAGTAATGAAGTATGCCAATTAGAATCTGGACAGGAATTTGATTATAAAGGATCAGGACCATTTGTTTTATATAATGGAGATGAAGAAATAAGGGGCATTGAATAATGAGCCATAAGAACGATTATAGCTGTATAGTTTTCGGATCATTCGGGGTATTCAAAATGCAATATGTGCATGATTTGTATAAGTTTAGCCAGTGGCTTGATAGTTCCAAGTTTAGAGATTGGAAATATTTTAATGTGTATGACCGTAGGACTGGGGAGTATTTAAGACGCTTCTATAACGGAAACTATATACCGAGGTTTTTAAATTAGTTTGTTATAATAATGAGAGAGACTGCACCTTTGTTGGTGTGGTTTCTTTTTTTTTATCTTTTTGCTTTGCAATATTTGGCATTTATTTTGATAATGGTATTAACATATTTAAAAATCACTTAAAATTATTATCATGAAAAAAATCTTACTATCATTTGGACTATGTTTAGCCGTAACCGCTGGGTTTGGACAAAGCAAAGAGGCTTATAAAGAAATTAGAAAGTATTACACTGAAAAACAGATAAAATACATTGAAAAAGAGTTAAAAAGCTTTTTTGGTGATGATGGATATACTCGAGATAGGGTTATTTATTTTTGGCAAAATTATGAGGATTACTCATATCCAAAAGGTGAAAAGCAAAAAAAGGCTTATTATAATTATTTCATCTATCCATATATAGGTGAGTTTCCAAATCGTTTATTTTATCAAGTTAGTCTTGTTGAACCTAAATATATAGACTAATGGCACGGAGATTTAAGCATTTGGACTTGCACGATAGGGCGATGATAGAGGCTTATTTAAAAGCTGGCTGGTCTATCTCGAAAATAGCTCGTGAACTGAAAAGGGATAAATCTACTATAAGCAGGGAGGTAAAGAGGAACCGAACGAAAAAAGGAAAATATAAAGCAAAGACAGCACAGACGCTCTATTCTGAAAAGAAAGAGCGTTTTTTGCGTTATAGAAGGTTCACAAAAGAAATTGAGAAAAGAGTAAGACAATTTTTGTATAAAAGATATTCACCGCTCCAAATAGTCGGTTATTGTAAAAGCCTGGGACTGGAAATGGTATCAGTTGAGAGGATTTACCAATATATAAGAGAGGATAAGCGAAAGGGAGGTTATTTGTATAAGTATTGCCGTCACGCTTTGAAAAAGAGAAAGGCGCAAGTTTCTAAAATAGTTGAAAAAATAAAGAACCGCGTAAGTATAGAAGAACGCCCGCAGGTTGTGAATGAGCGTAAGGAGTTCGGACACTGGGAGGGTGATTTGATAGAGGGCAAAAATCATAAGGGTTATTTGCTGACACTTACGGAAAGAGTATCAAGGTTTTTATTTATTAGATATTTACCTAGTAAAAGTGCAGATGTTGTGGCAAATGCGATGAATGATGTGCTGCTTCCATATAAAAAAGTGGTCAAATCAATAACATTGGATAATGGGCTGGAGTTTGCAAGTCATGAGATAGTGGCAAAGAAATTGCAATCAAAGATTTATTTTACAAATCCATACTCTAGTTGGCAAAAGGGACAAATTGAGCATATGAACAAACTTGTTAGACAATATGTAAAAAAAGGTTCGGCAATTACAAAAAGTACCGCTAATAATCTGAAATCGGTGCAAAAAGAGATAAACGATAGACCGTTTAAAGTGTTAAAGTTTTGCAAGCCTCGTGATGTTTTTTTTAATTTTGTGGATAATGTTGCATTTAGGGGTTGAATCTAGCTTTACACTTTCGCCCATTCAATCTTAAATGTTTGATTTTCTAACATTTAATTATTTTTATTTTTTTTGCTTAAACGGATTTCTGATTTTTACTTGTTGCACAAATTTAGCTTCCATAACATCTCCCAACTCGTTCACTGCGGGGCGTATGTACTTATTGTTCTCTTGCAAATAGTGAGAAAGACGCTCAACACTTTTCAAGACTTGGTCATAAATTTCCTTGTCTCCACCTAATATGGTAGCCCCACCAATGGTTCCGTCGCTTTTGACTACAAAGCCAAATTTAACTACTAAAAAATCTTTGTTTTTATCGGCATTCTCTGGATATCGGGTGTCTAGATTTTTACTAAAATCATCGTCAAACTTAATTAAAAAACATTTTAAAAGCATTTCGTTATCATTTTCATGATTTTTGCAACCAGGATACACGGGAAATTCTTTTATTGTCTTTTCTGGTGATTTTTCTTTTTTCTCCTTTTTAATTTCTTCTTTCTTAGCACTAGATTCTTGCGCTTGCAGGCTTGCGAACATTCCTGCTAGAAAAATACTTAAAAATATAATTTTTGACTTCATATGTTAATTTTATAAGTAAAGATAAAAATTTCATTTTAAATAAAAAAGCCACCAGAATTAGATTGTCTCTGATGGCTTTTGACTTATTTTCAAAGCCTTTTATTTTTTTAATGAAAATATATCAAATTATCCTTTTTGTAGTCTCACATCTTGTGTGATGATCAATTCTACTTTTTCGCCGTTATTCATTTTGGCTGGTTCGATTAATTTATTCTTGCGGCGAAGATACTCTGCCACTCGTTCCAAGGCTCTTTTGGCTTCTGGCTTAAAGACCTCATCGCCATACTTAGGATCGATATGGGTGATGTAGCCATTTTGATCGACATGGAATTGCAAACGCACTTGCACCACATCTTTGTTGGTATCTGGAAATTCGTTATTTAAATATTTTAGAATTTCTCCGCCCAATTTATCGCTAAAGCATGCGATCAATTTTCGCTTGTCGCCTTGATAGCTCTCGCAACCTGGGAACACTGCCATTTCGCTTACACGCGTTACGCTCATGGGTTTCAAAACACGCTCTTCCTCTTTGTTAGATTTATTAATTTTTTCTTTTATTCCAGTTAAATCCACATGTTTTGGTGCTGGAGCATTACTTCTCACCAAATCAATTTTTGGAGGAGTAGGCTCGTCCACGGGTTTTAAATCTGGCGGGGTTTCTAGTTTCTCCACCATTTCGAGCTCATCTGGCATTGATACTTCTGGCTCGGGTAATTCCTCTTGCACCGCAGGCTCTGGCAAGTCTTGCTCTGGCTCTACTTCTACCACAAAATCGTTTAAATTTGGATTAAAAACATCTGCTATCTCATCGGCTTGACTCAATTCTACTGGCGAATTTGCCTTTACATTGAAAGAGAACCACACGGCGAGTAACACTACATTCAGCCCAATTAAAAAGAACAATTGGCTAAGTCTTGACGGGTTTGCGTCCTTGTTTTTCTTGGGTTCCATAATTAATAAGGTTTTTAAATTAAACAAAAATTTCTATCGTTTAAAAAACCGCAATAATTAACCCAAAAAAATGCCTAAAAATCGGGTTTATAGCCCATTTTTAATCATTTAGCAATAAAAATATAGAATATTTAAATTTCCCCAATTTTAAGCAAAAACTTTAACACGCATTTTAAATAATTATGAATGTTAAAGTCTAAAACCAACAAACTATAATTCAGCAAATTACATCAAATTCTATTTTTGGCACGGAGTGTTTGGTAGATTTTAATTAAAATTATTCCCACTACGCCTCCTAAAATATCAAACCACCAATCGTTCCACTCAAAGCTGCGCCCCGTGGGCAAAAGGTGTTGCAAAATCTCGATGAGTATGCCTACCGCAGCGACTAGCCCAAGATTGATCCACTCATCTTTATCAAAAGCTAAATAAAATAATATGGAAAATGTGGTGAAAAGCCCTGCATGCACGACTTTATCTACCCCTGTAAAGAGATAAGTCTCTAAGAAAGAAGGTCGTATCTCGTCTACCGGAGAAAGTGTGAGGTAGAATACCCCCACAAGATAGAGCACAAATACGACCTTGTTAATTACAGATGATTTACTCTGTGATTTCTTTGTAAGCTTCGGCATCGAGCAATTCGCTTGTATCTGCGTCTGTTACTTTTACTTTGATTATCCAGCCTTTTCCGTAAGGATCTTGGTTTACTAATTCTGGCTCATCGTCTAGGGCTTCGTTTAGTTCAATTACCTCTCCTGCTACTGGCATGAATAGGTCTGAAACTGTTTTTACCGCTTCGATAGATCCGAATATATCTCCAGCTGAGAGCTCATCTCCTTCTGAATCTACATCTACAAACACGATGTCTCCTAATTCGCTTTGTGCGTAATCGGTGATTCCGATGGTAGCTACATCGCCCTCGATTTTCACCCACTCGTGGTCTTTTGAGTACTTTAATTCGCTTGGTACATTCATAATAAATTTATTTTTAGTTAATTTCCAAAAGTAAAGGTTGCGTTGATACCTGCACGCAATGTGCTTAGTGGATACGCAGTTGATATTTTGTATTTAGTAATCATTTGATCGTAGAACAAACTTACATTAAAATTTTTACTAAACATATATTGTGCGTTAAATTTTAACGAAAATAATTTCTGCCCGCCACTAACTTGCAAATCGTCTGTCAATATTCTTCGGATTGAAACTTCGTTATCCCTCATGGCTAAATCTGCTCGCAAATTTAAATCTCCTTTAATGGTTTTGCGCTTGCCCATGTAGTACATTTTAAGCGATACATCTTTGATGATGTAGCCAAATCCTACAACTATTTCGCTTCCATAATCCTCGGTCAAGGTATAGTTGCTCAAGCTTAAAGATACCAATCGATCGCGATTATACTGCATTCTAAGCTGCATATTGTTTCTGAGCCTAGCCTCTACCCCAAGGAGTGGAGAGAAGGATTCTACCACGCTCACGGCACCATACACATTGCTTGAATATAGGTTTCCATTTCCGTCTACTCCCTGTGTTGGATTCCCGTGTGCATCGACCGAAACGCCTCCGCCTGAAGTGAATTG
Coding sequences within:
- a CDS encoding IS30 family transposase; translation: MARRFKHLDLHDRAMIEAYLKAGWSISKIARELKRDKSTISREVKRNRTKKGKYKAKTAQTLYSEKKERFLRYRRFTKEIEKRVRQFLYKRYSPLQIVGYCKSLGLEMVSVERIYQYIREDKRKGGYLYKYCRHALKKRKAQVSKIVEKIKNRVSIEERPQVVNERKEFGHWEGDLIEGKNHKGYLLTLTERVSRFLFIRYLPSKSADVVANAMNDVLLPYKKVVKSITLDNGLEFASHEIVAKKLQSKIYFTNPYSSWQKGQIEHMNKLVRQYVKKGSAITKSTANNLKSVQKEINDRPFKVLKFCKPRDVFFNFVDNVAFRG
- a CDS encoding VanZ family protein gives rise to the protein MPKLTKKSQSKSSVINKVVFVLYLVGVFYLTLSPVDEIRPSFLETYLFTGVDKVVHAGLFTTFSILFYLAFDKDEWINLGLVAAVGILIEILQHLLPTGRSFEWNDWWFDILGGVVGIILIKIYQTLRAKNRI
- the gcvH gene encoding glycine cleavage system protein GcvH; translated protein: MNVPSELKYSKDHEWVKIEGDVATIGITDYAQSELGDIVFVDVDSEGDELSAGDIFGSIEAVKTVSDLFMPVAGEVIELNEALDDEPELVNQDPYGKGWIIKVKVTDADTSELLDAEAYKEITE